The Myripristis murdjan chromosome 6, fMyrMur1.1, whole genome shotgun sequence sequence TAGTTGTTGGCTTATTACAGAGTTGTGTGTAACTTGAACACTATACTATACCATGCTATACCatgctatactatactatattttACTATGCTATACTGTAGTTTACCATATCACATTATACCACACCATACTATGCTATATTAGACTATGCTATACTATAATGTACTATGCTATGCCATGCTACACTATGCTATACTATGCTATATTACACAATGCTATGCTAAAATATGCTATACTGTACTACATGATTCTATATCATGCCACACCACACCAGATGGTACTatgctatactatactatactatggCACACTATGCTGCACAAGACCACACTATACTATACCATGCAACACCAAATTATGCTATACTATGCTATGCTATGCTGTATCATACTATACCTTACTAAACTATACTACAGCATACAGCAGAATACTAcattatactatactatattataCTATGGTATGCTATATTATACTATACTAATCTAGTTTACTGAAATGCTAAAGATGGCAGCATGCCAACATAAGTCACACTATGAGCCAATTACACTTTCAGATTTTGCATAGTTGCATAACTCGGATATTCAGACAGATCTACCAAAGCCTTGGCCCAGACAAGCTGTCAGACTGACACCATGGAATTGATGAAGGTAAAAATCTaatacatgtgtttttttaaaacaatctcTAGTGCTCGACTAAATGCTTGACATTATGGTTTGTAGTTACCACGGCAATAACACAGGCTGCCACACAGCAGAACGCTGTAATCTTGTGGTGGGGATAGCACATGCATACAAGCCTTGGTGAGTGTGAAATTGCATTTTCTGTGGGGCTAATGTCCTTCAGGATGAATTGTATGACTCCATGTTGTTTACTCTTTGACAGTGTCCTTAAATATTTAAAGCAAGTGTCAATACATATACCCATTAGATGTAGACAGCTCTCCATTGAAAAAGATGAGACATGGTCTTCTTGGTTGCAATCCTACTGCCCAGGGGTGTATCAAAGATGGCGCTGGGAAGCCCAGTCTCCTTTGCTAatcactttgtctttgtctacactacactataccataccataccataccacatcacatcacatcttgTCCCATCAAATCCCATCCCATCCTGTCCTGTCCCACCATGCTGTCTTGTCCCACCTTGTTCTATCCTGTGTATACTATGGTCCTTGTAACTTCTGTCATGTGTAGTTCTGGTAACTGGATCAAATTTATAGAATGGCTGTGAAAATCCGAGTGGGAAAGATGATTGGGTAAATCTCTCCCGTCCTTCAACTGCTGACATGGCCTTGAGCAAGGCGATTCACTTTTAATTTCATGTAAGTGGAGCTGTTCAGTGGTCTGTAGTAAGTCTTTGGTGCACTGTGACAGTAGGTGTATAAATCGGAACAAGGCATTATTGAGAaaagagtgtatgtgtgctcaACCTTGCCAGAATCAGAAGAAAAACAGTCTTCTGAAACGCATGAGAAAATACCTTATGAGGTTCACATCACAAGTGTCTCAGTGACTACTAGCAATAGCAATAACGTACTGTAAATTGGCTGACCATAAAGGAGAGGGTGCTTTAGGTAATAGCACTCTACCAAGCACAACTTCACCTTAGCCTGACCATCTGCTTATTGCAGGCATTTTACTATAATGACTCTCCAGGCTCCCAAGCTGCGACCTCTGAgatggtggaggagagaaaTCAAAGCACAATCAGTTCTGCCACAGTCATTTGCTTGCTCTCAAAAAGCTATCACCGGGTGCAGCTGTAAACATTTCGCTCCTCAACACTCCTGAGACATGCAGTCCAAAAAGAAAGCAGCTATCAGTCTTGCACTGAGGAAGCCCATGTGAATTCACTCTGCAAGCTGAAATACAGTGGTAAAGAGCCTATACTGTATCAGAAAAGACCTGGGAGCCAAATGCTGTCATAAAACCTTCATATTCAAAAGGAAGATATTCTGCAGGCGATACACAAAAGTCTCCAGTGTAACATCTATGCAATTTAGAGGTTTATGAGCAggcttattgttgttgttgctggttcGGAGAAGACACAGAAAGTAACCGAGAGCATCATCCTTCAATATTTGGTACTTATTTCATAATGAACCAGAATGAGCTTGAGTTGTCTTAGTGACAGCTCTGCCTATTTATTCAGTCAACAGCCTTTGctgctgtgtaaatgtgttactatcacctgctcctccacattgGTTTCCTGTATGTCTGCTGGGTCACAATTGCATTCCTGGATTTACTGAAtgcctgaatgaatgaattaatgattttttaaaatgttattccAAATTATTTGGCCCATCCTACATGCAAAGACACAGTTATTAGTCAAGAAATAGAGAGTTTCTCTGGTgataacaaacacaaaacaaaacaaaacagaacagaaaaaaaaaaaaaaaaaaacatacaacaaaacatacaaccccccccacccccaccccatccccccTGCCAAATCAAATACAGATTTTTCAGACTACAACTTTGTATCCGGATAAAtagctttctctctcatcttctaGCCTTTCTCCAAATAACTAGCAAACTTATCTCAAGTAAATAAATGGGTCAATCTTTGTCCACCATCCATtctcaaaaaatgtatttctttttttgctgtacTGAACAAATTTGAACACATTCTTTCAATGACcaactcaataaataaatatttaaaaaaaaaatgcaactgcaTAAATCTTTATGAATGCAAAGCACACAGGACTTCCTACTTCCACTACCAgcactgcagatttttttttttgtaggcaATAGCGCCCTCCTCTGGAGCTTTATTGAATTTCATGTAGGTTTGCTTATTGCTGAAATGTGGACTGGTGAAAAGCAGAGCACAGAATGCCCAGCCTAAATTTATAAACAAGCTGACATTCAGTCAGCAACTGTATCCCCtatgtttatattattatatgaaTTATGAATATGAACTATATAGAATTTGTATGAATTATGCGTTCAATGAATGGATACATAGCTCAAGTGTTAGTCCTAACGTGGTTATTTTAGGACCATGGCATCAAAGCCTAATGCATGAAATGTGAGAGGGAGGGCCTTAGAGCCTCATATTTCATGCACACCAGATATAGTACAAGAGACAATCTTTAGGCCGGGTAGATtcgaaagagaaaataaaactgtaGCCGTTCAATAGCCTGGAAACTTGTAAGATACACTGTGATATTGGACACAGCAGTTCaaagaggctgagagagaaaaaagaccaatttgcagttttatttaGGGCAGTGGCAGGTCCTCTGACATAAGCGGTCCGTGTACCAGCAgctgttgagtgtgtgtgtgtgtgtatgtgtgtgtgtgtgtgtgtgtgtgtgtgtgtgtgtgtgtgtgtgtgtgtgtgtggggtgcgtgtgtgtgggtgggtggttgtgGGTGTGCTCGTCTGTTCAGACCTCTCTACTTTCCTGATCGTTCAACTTTGTCGGTAAGCCAACATCTCTATTTATTCCTTATCGGCTGACTGCCTCCCACTGTTAAATCCTATGGCAAAACAGACGACAGCACCAGGCCTATGTTGACTATATGAAGACTTGTAACTATAATAACATTTAGAGGGGAAACCCTAGCCTATAAATAACTGGAAGCAAACTGAATGAGTTTGATTCACATCTATTATTTATctggtttttctgttgttgttgttgtttttttttaatgatatttttatgtattcataTGTAGTGTACTCTGAAAAAGTACTAGCCTAgatttattaaaaacattttatgaacAAAACAATCGATAGTAGCCTATTTCCCTACCATAGCTTTTTACGGTACTCTAAAATCATTGCATGGTGGAAATAATTAATCATTATAATTAAATGGATAAAAGATTTAATAATGGGAGTAAATATGCCTCAGAGTGTAAAGCTTAACATATTAGCCTCTACCACGCCAGTAAATAACATTATCATGCTTAGATTTTCAATTCCACATAATTACATGGTTAGTCATGCTGCATGGCGCTAACTGAACCTGTTTCATTTTCTGAAGGGGTTCGCAGCCAGGATGACTCTGCAGTGGACTGCTGTGGCTTTCTTCCTCTATGTGGAGATAGCAGTCATCCTCATCTTGTGTCTTCCCTTCATATCAGCTCAGAGGTACTGCAGTAAACAAGAAGGATAATCCAAAACAGCACCAACACACTTTCAAATGCCTGCCCACAGCCATTTCTCCAATACCTACTAGCTGAGATTCTTATATTTAAGTGCAAGCGCCAATTTGAGACATCCAAGAAGAATCAGAAATCGTATTTCATTTGTCTGCATGGAAGAACAAGCTCACACTATATatcaaaatgtggaaaaagtgtttAAATTGTTATACCTCTATTTATAGTAGGAAAGTTATATAACCAACATTGCAGTGTAATAATGAAGTCAGAGGAGGCTATTGATCAAGATAGGAACTCAGCTGTGCTGAAgtttgaaaatgagaaaaaggttTTAACCCTCAGACCATTGGTCCAGAGCCAAATAACTATCCCACTGAGCTGATGCCTCCTTTCTATGACTCTCCTGGAACCCAATGCAGAGGAAACATAGGGTAACTCTTCATTTGATAGATTTATAATGGAAAATACTATATGACTTTATATAGTCTTAAACTGAGAAGTAGGGGTTGGAAAGATGGACCCTTAAAAAGGAATGTGAAATGAATtgattctgtctgtctctttatatttacacaatattatTGCATGGATTAATGTAAAACTGGTTCATTGGTTCATCTCACAATCAGGAAATCCTAAAATTTGCTGGACTATAGTTTATTTGCAAACTACAGAATGGCTAGAGACAAAATGACAGTTCACAGATATGGCCAGCAGAGCGCATTCACATTCTTTCTAGGCAGTTTTTAATGTCTTAATGTAATTTCACACAGGCACAGTCAGGTGTCGTGCTGCtctgtctttcattcattctttctttctttcttcctttctcccttcctttcttccttcctccatttttttttccttcttagATGGCGATCAGTTTTCAGCTGGAGGATATGGAATTGGTTGTCTCCATATTGGAACAAAGGCTTCTTTACCATGATCATGATCCTCATTGTTCTGTTTCTTGGTAAGCTCTTTGCTGTGAGTGAGAGTTTTGATAAATTCATCAGTGAGTAACACCAAGGATGCTGTCCTTTACAGTTGGTTAGATGCATTCCGTCatgtttctctccatttctgtcCTTCTGTCCACCATCAGACGCCATCCGGGAGGTGCAGAAGTACTCGGGACGGGAGCCCATGCAAGATGCCAAGGCGAACCCCAATCTGTTTGACCACCTCCACATGAAGCTGTTCAGATCCCAGAGGAACCTCTACATTTCTggcttctccctcttcctctggctGTCAGTTGCAGTCTCTTTTCTGAATTTTAGAATGACTTTAAATTATGTGTTTGCACATAATTTTATCACACACAAGTCTGATAATTCACTCTACCATTCATCCTctcttgtcctgtcctgtcctgcacCATCCTGTCATTATCCTGTCTTGTCCTGTTCTGCTCTGTCCTGTCTTGTCCTTCTCTGTCCTGCCCTTCCTGCCATGTTTCGTCCCTGTCTTGTCTTCTGCTATTCTTTCCTGTCCCCAAAATGCCCTGCTCTGTCCTTTCCCCTTGTTCTGTCTTGTGCTCTGTCTTGCCCTGTCTTCTCTTCTTGTATTCTGTCTTGGTCTGCCCCGTCTTATGAATGCATTCCAGTATCATGCGCCGCGTGGTCACCCTGCTGAATCAGGTTGCCATCACCTCAGAGGAGTCTGCTGGTCTTCAGGCTCAGATGGACAATGCCCACAAAGCAGCCAAGCAGTACCAGGAGGACAGTCTGCTGCTCAGACAGGTGAGGAGCACAGATTCATCACCAGAACTTGGCAAGAGAACTAAAAGTGAAccgctgactctctgttgaacCCCTACAGTATGCACTTACATATGCAGTTACTGGAGGCTTTGATCTTGATTGTATTACTCTTATTACACTTTCTGTTCATCCACAATATGGGTTAAATTTACTGTGACATAGTGTATCATATACCAATATAGCAATGTATTGTATTTTTCCCTTTTGAAGTGGACTGTGGACTGTGTAGTAAATGGTTCTTACACCATTTTAAGACCTTACACTGTTTAACTTGGAAATTAAAGCTGATCCTTTGTACTCAGGCTCTACTGGATGAGGAAAAATCCATGTCAGCGAAAAACCAGCTTCTGAAGAAGGAGGCTGAGAAGCTGGCAGGAGATCTGAAAACTGCACAAGATGGTGGGAAATCATGGAGTACTAATCATACTAAGATGCTCTGTAGTAGACTAGTACCCTTCAAAGCAAAAGAACTCAGctcacaaataaattaaaagttgTAAATGCTACATGAGAAAGCACTGTTTTGCTGAGACTCACATGCATACTAATATTCACCATATTACAGAACAAgatcattgttttttgtttgttcaattTTTGTGATCGCTGATGTTGATTTccttgatttcatgttttttctgccACTTAACTCAGGTGCACTGTACAAAGGAGAACTGATGATAGAAAGAGCAGTCTAAGgtgtaatattattttttgtgtagCTGTGCGCAAGTCTCATGCTGAGGTGGAGGCCATGAAGAGGCAGGCCAAAAGTCTGGCACAGGAGTACGACAGACTGCTGAGGGAACACCACAAACTCCAGGTAACAGCTACACACATCCATGctcacacatacgcacacgcaaacaaatcacaaaatacTTACTGTACATTGACACTACTAATACCGgaatgattctttttttttaatcctttacTTGATCCGCAGAATCTCCAGAGTGGTGCTGCAGACAAAAAGGATCAGTAACAACAGGATTACAGTGACAGTTGTTCTCAAGTGCTGTTTCACCTCCCACCATGGATACTGTTTCACAGATTATTCTCATAGAACACAGTGTGCTATATACTGTAAACCACCAGAGGCCTTATTTGCATTCTgttgccattttcattttcttttgaagcTGAACCAACGCATATTTGTTAATTGATAGGATTAAACATGCTCTATACTGGCTGCTTAGTTTAAACCTTGAATGCTGAAACTATTGCTGCCATATCATGGACATGACCGTGGgaagttattttaattttaaatatttaaatttaaaaggGTCAATTCAATAAGAAGTTCTGTCTACTTGAAATTAGACATAACGTTATGCTAATACTAACATTTAATACTGATTTAACATCTGGCATGTATATTAAGCTGCTAAATATCCTACTTTAAAATGTGTATTGTGTTGAATCAGGTGTACTTCTCCAAGTCAGCTAACCTGTTTGCAGGATCTGTGAATGCACTACATAATAGTATTTTTTGTGTCCCTTGAGACTCGTTATATGGTTATATGGAGGAATTACAAAACTGACAATGATGAAATCCGGctacttctttttttaatgtgtgtatatatatatatatatatatatatatatatatatatttggaatCTCTTCAATTTTAGAAAAATGCTGCATCAACACCCCAAATCCCCAtacacaatgacattttcatttctcattttgatttcaCTCTGAAGATCATGCCCAGTTTTCTTTAAGCATGTGCTTAACCACACCAGGGCCtgatcctatgttcccaagcCCCACTGTAAGCAAGCTGTCAGTGGCATGAATAATGACATCTCCTGCCAAACGCATACAAACACAGTTACACtatctgtctctgctgtgaaaGCTGTGAGGACTATTTCCTTACTCAGGCAAGCATCAGCGAATgttacacagcaacatacatTCATTTaggtttatttaaaattttcaatCAAAATGGAAGGTGAAAATGGAAGATTCGCTTTAAAAGCCAAAAGCAGGGACACATTTGTTGCTTGACATTTTGGTTAGCAGTTTATTTTTCTCGTTTTAGTTTTGTCAGAGGTCCTAATTTTTATATAAACCCTTAAAAATAAACGTACAGTCTTGtggaaaagaaatattttaaacagtttctgtgatttttcttcgtttctttctttcttttttaactgaCATTAACCTAATTCTAATTTACCAAGGCTCCTAGAGTGACAGATCTACAATCACCAGCTCAATCCTATCAACTGATTCTAGGTTAGCACAATTCTGCTGCAAACTTTCTACAATTGTTTGTCTATGACAAAAGTAAGAGCATGAAAAAAACTGAGGTAAAAAGGATTGGTCTTCACTGTCAGGCAGGAAATGACTACATATACAGTACACTGTGCACTCAGGTAGATGCTGTGGAGTTTTGCAAAAAGTTTCAAAGTTTCCTAGTCTTCAAAGCTGAAAAACAATATACGTAAAATCAAACAGAACACAGTCAGGTCTATGATTGTAACTCACAATGTCCTGTaacctttgtttgtttttaccttatTTGAGAAGGATGTCATGTATAAAGGTTGATCATATTTTTGGAGACTATGCTGCAAAACAGcaatttttattacttttaattaacaaacaggaaggaaatacttttcatttgttgatacaaacaaaaataatgacttaTTCCTTACTGAAGGAAGGTAATGTTTGCCCCTGTACATGTTTAGTCTTTCAGAtagtttctctgtttcttttagCATAGCTTTGATTCATTCACAGGTTATACCACATGGCATGCCTCGTCCATAGTGCAGCagcaatattaataataataaactttattttcatagcacttttcaaaacaaagttactTAGTGCTTtacaagagaaaataaaaatgtcagacaAAGAATggtaaaaacaattttaaaacagCTTAACAGTTACACAATATTGGGAAGGAAATGTAGAAGAAAAGGGAGCTACATATGAGGAAGAGTAAaataagtacaataaaacaatataaaataagaatcaataaaataagaatCAAGAGAATGCCTTTGCATTAAAaagtaatataatataaatgaGACAAACACATCAGAAATTCAGACAAAGTCTGTAAAAGCACACttagaaaaatatgttttaaggGGGATTTAAAAGAGGATAAGGAGCTCGCTAGTCTAATGTCCTCAGGGACGCTGTTCCAGAGACTGGGGCCCCTAACAGAAAAGGCCCGGTCACTTTTGGTCCTCAGCCTAGATTGTGGAGCTAACGGAGCCTTGGCTGAGGACCTCAGGCTGTGAGTGTGGTGTAAGAAAATCTGAAATGTGTGTCCAGGGTGGGTCTTAAAATTTATCTGCAatatcttaaaatcaattctaaaattTACTGGGAACCAATGAAGAGAAGCTAAAATAGGAGTGCTCTTATTTTGGTTTTGGCGAGGAGTCTGGCTGTGGCATTTTGGACAAGCTGCAATTTATGTAGACTCTGTTGACTCCGGCACGTGTAAAGAGTTAGTATAGTCCAAAAAGgagtaaataaatgcatgtatgACAGTCTCTAGATTTCAATTGGATAAGTTTGAACTGATCTTAAAGCCTCCTGAGCTGCAAAAACAATACAAGACTTGTTCAAGCTGAGGTGGTTATCAAAGATGACACCAAGAATTCTGCAGTTTTGGGCCAtattttgtaacagagagcccTGATGTTTCTAAGTATAAGTACAAGCTGTGCCAAGACCAGTAATAATTAGCTCAGTCTTATCAACACTTAGCTGCAGGAAATTCTGGGCCATCCAGCATCTGAGGTCAAGGATGCAATCATAGAGAGtattaatttaacaaaaatcATTGGGTTTAAAAGAGAGGTACAACTGAGTGTCATCTGCATAGGAATGGAAGCTCGCATTATGCCTGCGGATGACATGCCACAGGGCTAACATGAAGCGAGAGAACACGAGTGGTCCAAGGACAGACCCCTGGGGTACCCCACAGGTCATCTTCACAGAGGACGACCATGACTTGCCAATGGCTAACATAAGATCTGTCTtgtaagtaagaaaaaaaacactttaaaaatgaaCCAGAGATGTCAACCCAGTGTTTGAGACATTCCAATAAAACAGAATGATCAGCAGTGTCAAATGCAGCACTTAGATCTAACAGGAGATTTCCCAGCATCAGCGGCAACCAGCAAATCATTCATAACTTTGAGTGCAGTCTCTGTACTGTGGTTTGCcctaaaaccaaactgaaatgTCTCAAAGAGTTTGTttctgtaggaaaaaaaaaatcaattattcaGAAACAACTAACCAGCAGCTACATTCACACTTCCTACACTAAAGATGGAATGGAAACACAAATTACAGTTAATTAGACCCGTTTAATCGCTTCCAAACTGAAAGCAAAGCCAGGAACAGTAAGTTAGCATGACAAAATGTCATTCTGCTGTCTTTTCAGAAAAGACTCTGCATCCTTAAGAAAAGAACAATTTGATCAAGTTTGATCATAACgacaaagacaaacataaaaaatacaacacaattatattatttttcttcctACAAAATACTCTTCCATTTatgtaaaacataaacatagAATTTTATACATTCAAGAAATAGCGTCTTTTGTTTATAAAATACTCATTTCACTTAATGTCTACCCAAGTCCCATACAAATATAAACTCTGTGCTATGAAAGTGTCCACAGTGGGTGCCTCCTCTCTAAGTCTGTGGTGCTCCATGGGGCTGAAATCAGAAGAGGAGAGGTTGTGCTCAGGCTCACAGGCGAGTCTCTCTGTCGGGGTTACAGTCCAAGGCCAGGATAAACTGCTCACAGTGTATAGAGctgttctcctctttcctcagtGACTCCAGCTCTGCATTCCCATTGGTCAGGGcattcttctcctcctttttgaTCTGTCTCTTGAGTAGAGCAAAgcccaaaacacaaagaaagaaagagactgtCCTCAGGCCCAGAGTCAGGCCCAGGTACACTATCCTGCAAAACAGGGAGGCAAAAATACAATTAGGACACAAATTGCTTCATAGGAGAGATGCAATGGTTCATACAGTGGGTAAGAAGACATCTGTAAGTGCAGTTTCAATCCAAATTAAGATATTCACCATTAAACAAATTATGCCAAAATGACAGAGTGCACATTGCTATTTAAGTTATGAGTCCTTTGCTTAAAAACAGTTATGTTTCTAAAGGCTGGAATAACTTATGTTTTTAAAGAACTGACTGAGGCAGCAACATTTTCACAAAGTTAATTATTAGGATGGGATTTTGAGATGGACACCAGTACAAATGCCAATTTGTTTATGTTGAAACTGCCAGTCGCCAATATTCTTTGATGAGTCAGGATTCAGAATTCAGTGTTTCTCCCAGATACTGTATGTATTCTTGGAATAACtgaaaaaaccctgaaaaagcATTAACCATCAA is a genomic window containing:
- the LOC115360639 gene encoding B-cell receptor-associated protein 29-like produces the protein MTLQWTAVAFFLYVEIAVILILCLPFISAQRWRSVFSWRIWNWLSPYWNKGFFTMIMILIVLFLDAIREVQKYSGREPMQDAKANPNLFDHLHMKLFRSQRNLYISGFSLFLWLIMRRVVTLLNQVAITSEESAGLQAQMDNAHKAAKQYQEDSLLLRQALLDEEKSMSAKNQLLKKEAEKLAGDLKTAQDAVRKSHAEVEAMKRQAKSLAQEYDRLLREHHKLQNLQSGAADKKDQ